The following coding sequences lie in one Pseudomonas sp. B33.4 genomic window:
- the atzF gene encoding allophanate hydrolase, translating to MNLQLDVLRQAYRNGDTTPCQLLLKLREKAAALNPDYHLFIHLLSVAELEPYLAALDGRDLDSLPLYGVPFAIKDNIDLAGIPTTAACPDFAYVPERSATIVEQLIALGAIPLGKTNLDQFATGLNGSRSPYGACPNSVLPEYPSGGSGAGSSLAVALGVASFALGTDTAGSGRVPAALNNLVGLKASKGLISTAGVLPACRTLDCVTTFTATAREASQLLALTAKLDPRDEYSRRNPSWNDGSAFGAPRAFRFGVPRAQDLEFFGCVEGPLLFGDAIDQLKALGGEAVELDLSPFLEAARLLYEGPWVAERYSVAGELMEHNPEAILPVIRAVLAKAPAVTGVQTFRAQYRLQTLKALCDQALEGLDCVLTPTIGRPVTLAELHAEPVLRNSELGYYTNFMNLLDYAAVAVPSAFMANGLPWGVTLFGRAFTDQYLLSVADALQRQLDSELPTPANVARHDRARIVVCGAHLQGLALNWQLTQRGGRLLETTLSSPDYQLNALAGGPPLRPGMVRVKDGGVAIAVEVWELPSSELGSFLTGIPAPLGLGKVQLADGRWESGFICEPYGLEGALDISHLGGWRAYLETRS from the coding sequence ATGAATCTGCAACTCGATGTTCTGCGCCAGGCCTATCGCAATGGCGACACCACACCGTGCCAACTGCTGCTGAAACTGCGCGAAAAAGCCGCCGCGCTGAACCCGGATTACCACCTGTTCATTCATCTGCTCAGCGTCGCCGAACTGGAGCCGTATCTGGCTGCCCTCGATGGTCGTGATCTCGACAGTCTGCCGCTGTACGGCGTGCCGTTTGCGATCAAGGACAACATCGATCTGGCCGGCATTCCCACCACCGCCGCCTGTCCGGATTTTGCTTATGTGCCGGAGCGCTCGGCGACCATCGTCGAGCAACTGATCGCGCTGGGGGCGATTCCGCTGGGCAAGACCAATCTCGATCAATTTGCCACGGGGCTCAATGGCAGCCGCTCACCGTATGGCGCGTGCCCGAACAGCGTGTTGCCGGAATATCCGTCCGGTGGTTCCGGCGCCGGTTCGTCGCTGGCGGTGGCGTTGGGCGTGGCGAGTTTTGCCTTGGGCACCGACACCGCAGGCTCCGGTCGGGTGCCGGCAGCTCTGAACAATCTGGTCGGATTGAAGGCGAGCAAAGGCCTGATCTCCACCGCCGGCGTGCTGCCGGCGTGTCGTACGCTGGATTGCGTAACTACGTTTACCGCCACCGCGCGTGAGGCCAGCCAGTTGCTGGCGCTGACGGCAAAACTTGATCCGCGCGATGAGTACAGCCGTCGCAATCCATCGTGGAATGACGGCTCGGCGTTTGGTGCACCACGCGCGTTTCGTTTCGGCGTGCCCCGCGCGCAGGATCTTGAGTTCTTCGGTTGCGTCGAAGGGCCGCTGTTGTTCGGCGACGCCATCGATCAACTCAAGGCCCTGGGTGGCGAAGCGGTCGAACTGGACCTGTCGCCATTCCTTGAAGCCGCGCGCCTGCTTTACGAAGGGCCGTGGGTGGCCGAGCGTTACAGCGTGGCGGGTGAGTTGATGGAGCACAATCCCGAAGCCATTTTACCGGTGATCCGCGCCGTGCTGGCCAAAGCTCCGGCGGTGACCGGCGTGCAGACTTTCCGCGCGCAATATCGGCTGCAAACCTTGAAAGCGTTGTGCGATCAGGCACTCGAAGGTCTCGACTGCGTGCTCACACCGACCATCGGCCGTCCGGTGACGCTGGCCGAACTGCACGCCGAACCGGTGCTGCGTAACTCCGAACTGGGTTACTACACCAACTTCATGAACCTGCTCGACTACGCCGCCGTCGCCGTGCCAAGCGCGTTCATGGCCAATGGATTGCCGTGGGGCGTGACGCTGTTTGGCCGGGCGTTCACCGATCAATATCTACTGAGCGTGGCCGATGCGCTGCAGCGTCAGCTGGATTCGGAGTTGCCGACACCTGCGAACGTTGCGCGCCATGATCGCGCACGCATCGTGGTGTGTGGCGCGCATCTGCAAGGGTTGGCGTTGAACTGGCAACTGACCCAGCGGGGTGGACGCTTGCTGGAGACGACGTTGAGTTCGCCGGATTATCAACTGAATGCGTTGGCTGGCGGCCCGCCGCTGCGTCCGGGCATGGTGCGGGTCAAGGACGGCGGCGTGGCGATTGCGGTGGAAGTGTGGGAATTGCCGAGCAGCGAATTGGGCTCGTTCCTCACCGGGATTCCAGCACCGCTGGGACTGGGCAAGGTGCAACTGGCGGATGGTCGCTGGGAGAGCGGGTTTATCTGCGAGCCGTATGGTCTGGAAGGAGCGCTGGACATCAGCCATTTGGGGGGATGGCGGGCGTATCTTGAAACTCGCAGCTGA